A portion of the Bacteroides faecium genome contains these proteins:
- a CDS encoding ABC-F family ATP-binding cassette domain-containing protein produces MITVSNVSVQFGKRVLFNDVNLKFTSGNCYGIIGANGAGKSTFLRTIYGDLDPTTGSIALGPGERLSVLSQDHFKWDAFTVMDTVMMGHTVLWDIMKQREVLYAKEDFTDEDGLKVSELEERFAELDGWNAESDAAMLLSGLGIKEDKHYTLMGELSGKEKVRVMLAQALYGNPDNLLLDEPTNDLDMETVTWLEEYLSNFEHTVLVVSHDRHFLDSVCTHTVDIDYGKINMFAGNYSFWYESSQLALRQQQNQKAKAEEKKKELEEFIRRFSANVAKSKQTTSRKKMLEKLNVEEIKPSSRKYPGIIFTPEREPGNQILEVSGLSKKTEEGVVLFNDVNFNVEKGDKIVFLSRNPRAMTAFFEIINGNIKPDAGTFNWGVTITTAYLPLDNTDFFNTDLNLVDWLSQFGEGNEVYMKGFLGRMLFSGEEVLKKVSVLSGGEKMRCMIARMQLRNANCLILDTPTNHLDLESIQAFNNNLKTYKGNILFSSHDHEFIQTVANRIIELTPNGIIDKMMEYDEYITSDHIKELRAKMYGDK; encoded by the coding sequence ATGATTACAGTTTCGAATGTTTCGGTACAGTTTGGTAAAAGAGTGTTGTTTAATGACGTAAACCTGAAGTTTACGAGTGGTAATTGTTATGGTATTATCGGTGCGAACGGTGCGGGAAAATCTACATTCCTTCGTACGATATACGGGGATTTGGACCCCACTACCGGTTCGATTGCCCTGGGACCGGGCGAACGCCTCTCCGTATTGAGCCAGGACCACTTCAAGTGGGACGCCTTTACCGTGATGGATACCGTAATGATGGGGCATACCGTGTTGTGGGACATAATGAAACAACGCGAAGTATTGTATGCCAAAGAAGATTTCACGGACGAAGACGGACTGAAAGTATCCGAACTCGAAGAAAGATTTGCCGAGCTGGACGGATGGAATGCGGAAAGTGACGCAGCCATGCTGTTGAGCGGACTGGGCATTAAGGAAGACAAGCATTACACATTGATGGGTGAACTGAGCGGTAAGGAAAAAGTTCGTGTGATGTTGGCGCAAGCCTTGTACGGAAACCCGGACAACCTGCTGCTGGACGAGCCTACCAATGACCTCGATATGGAAACTGTGACCTGGCTGGAAGAATATCTCTCCAACTTCGAACACACGGTGCTCGTAGTAAGCCACGACCGTCACTTCCTCGACTCCGTGTGTACGCATACGGTAGACATCGACTACGGAAAAATCAACATGTTTGCCGGTAACTATAGCTTCTGGTACGAATCAAGCCAGTTGGCACTCCGCCAGCAGCAGAACCAGAAGGCGAAGGCTGAAGAGAAGAAGAAAGAACTGGAAGAGTTCATCCGCCGATTCAGCGCCAACGTAGCGAAGAGCAAGCAGACCACAAGCCGCAAGAAGATGTTGGAGAAACTGAACGTAGAAGAAATCAAACCCTCTTCACGCAAATATCCGGGCATCATCTTCACTCCCGAACGCGAACCGGGCAACCAGATTCTGGAAGTCTCCGGACTGAGCAAGAAGACGGAAGAAGGCGTAGTGCTCTTCAACGACGTGAATTTCAACGTAGAGAAAGGCGACAAAATAGTATTCCTTTCACGCAACCCGCGTGCCATGACTGCCTTCTTCGAAATCATCAACGGAAACATAAAGCCGGATGCGGGAACCTTCAACTGGGGCGTGACTATCACCACCGCCTACCTGCCGTTGGACAACACCGACTTCTTCAACACCGACCTCAACCTCGTAGACTGGCTCAGCCAGTTCGGCGAAGGCAACGAAGTATATATGAAAGGCTTCCTCGGCCGTATGCTGTTCTCCGGCGAAGAAGTGCTGAAGAAAGTCAGCGTACTCTCCGGTGGAGAGAAGATGCGTTGTATGATTGCCCGCATGCAGCTCCGCAACGCCAACTGTCTGATTCTGGATACTCCTACCAACCACTTGGACTTGGAATCTATCCAGGCATTCAACAACAACTTGAAGACGTACAAGGGAAATATCCTCTTCTCTTCCCATGACCACGAATTCATCCAGACCGTTGCCAACCGCATCATCGAACTGACTCCGAACGGCATCATCGACAAGATGATGGAATATGACGAATATATCACGTCAGACCATATCAAGGAACTGAGAGCGAAGATGTACGGTGACAAATAA
- a CDS encoding ATP-binding protein codes for MLKQIPYGLTDFGAIIKDGFYYVDKTMFIEKIEKQPRYLFLIRPRRFGKSLTLAMLEAYYDVRYADQFDELFGNLYIGKHPTPIHNQFLIMRFNFSEVSSNINEVEESFRLHCCGKLRHFLQKYEHILGKEIWDVLNAETLEEPGALLSAINSYATLKGDIKIYLLIDEYDNFTNTILSTYGTDLYRKATHGEGYIRRFFNVIKAATTGMGSAVNRLFITGVSPVTMDDVTSGFNIGTNITTDPWFNDLVGFSEKELREMLTYYTEQGALPLSVDDAVTMMKPNYDNYCFSRNKLADCMFNSDMVLYCMKSLILHGVKPDEIVDPNIRTDFNKLAYLVRLDHGLGENFSVIKEIAEKGEIVTDIVTHFSALEMTDVSNFKSLLFYFGLLSIKGVDMMGRPILHVPNLVVREQLFNFLIQGYARHDVFKLDVNRLFSLFENMSFKGDWKPLFEFVAGAIREQSRIREYIEGEAHIKGFLLAYLSMFRYYQLYPEYEMNKGFADFFFKPSPAVPVMPPYTYLLEVKYAKAGASEKEIRMLADDAREQLIRYSGDECVAEAREKGGLKLITVVWRSWELALAEEVEV; via the coding sequence ATGCTGAAGCAAATACCATACGGATTGACGGACTTCGGAGCCATTATTAAAGATGGCTTCTATTACGTGGACAAAACCATGTTTATTGAGAAAATAGAGAAGCAGCCCCGTTACCTGTTTCTGATTCGTCCCCGGCGTTTCGGGAAAAGCCTCACGCTGGCTATGCTGGAAGCTTATTATGATGTCCGGTATGCCGACCAGTTCGACGAATTGTTCGGCAATCTGTATATCGGGAAGCATCCTACGCCGATACATAACCAGTTTCTCATCATGAGATTTAATTTCTCTGAGGTGAGCTCGAATATCAATGAGGTGGAAGAATCTTTCCGGTTGCATTGCTGCGGGAAACTCAGACATTTTCTGCAAAAGTACGAGCATATATTGGGAAAGGAAATCTGGGATGTGCTGAACGCGGAGACACTCGAAGAACCGGGAGCATTGCTGTCCGCTATCAATTCGTACGCTACTCTCAAGGGAGATATCAAGATTTATCTCCTGATTGATGAATATGATAATTTTACGAATACTATTCTTTCAACTTACGGCACGGACCTTTACCGGAAAGCGACGCATGGCGAAGGATATATCCGGAGATTCTTTAATGTAATCAAAGCTGCCACGACGGGAATGGGTTCTGCCGTCAACCGTTTGTTCATCACGGGAGTAAGCCCGGTGACGATGGACGACGTGACTAGCGGATTCAACATCGGCACGAATATCACTACCGACCCTTGGTTTAACGACCTTGTAGGTTTCAGCGAGAAGGAACTACGCGAGATGCTGACGTATTACACAGAGCAAGGGGCTTTGCCTTTGTCGGTAGATGACGCGGTAACTATGATGAAACCCAATTATGACAATTATTGCTTTAGCAGAAACAAATTGGCGGATTGCATGTTCAACTCGGACATGGTGCTCTACTGTATGAAGTCATTGATATTGCACGGAGTTAAGCCGGACGAGATTGTGGACCCCAATATCCGTACGGACTTTAACAAGCTGGCCTATCTCGTCCGCCTTGACCACGGACTGGGAGAAAATTTCTCCGTCATCAAGGAGATTGCGGAAAAGGGAGAGATAGTGACTGATATCGTCACTCATTTCTCTGCATTGGAAATGACGGACGTGAGCAACTTCAAATCCCTGCTGTTCTATTTCGGACTGCTTTCCATCAAAGGGGTGGATATGATGGGACGCCCTATCCTGCACGTTCCCAATCTGGTGGTTCGCGAACAGCTATTCAATTTTCTGATTCAGGGATATGCCCGCCATGATGTCTTCAAGCTCGACGTGAACCGGCTGTTCTCCTTGTTTGAGAATATGTCTTTCAAGGGAGATTGGAAGCCATTGTTCGAATTTGTTGCCGGAGCTATCCGCGAGCAGAGCCGCATCCGCGAGTATATAGAAGGAGAAGCACATATCAAGGGTTTTCTTCTCGCCTATCTGAGTATGTTCCGCTATTATCAACTGTATCCGGAATATGAGATGAACAAAGGGTTTGCCGATTTCTTCTTTAAACCCAGTCCGGCAGTACCCGTAATGCCGCCGTACACTTATCTGCTGGAAGTGAAGTATGCGAAAGCCGGTGCGTCGGAAAAGGAGATTAGGATGCTTGCCGATGATGCGCGGGAGCAGTTGATTCGTTATAGTGGGGATGAATGCGTGGCGGAAGCTCGGGAGAAAGGGGGGCTGAAACTGATAACTGTTGTATGGCGCAGTTGGGAATTGGCGCTGGCGGAAGAAGTAGAGGTATAG
- a CDS encoding VapE domain-containing protein — protein MKNIVITTYRGLSLVSGSISIQQLFEFIRGNVYRDRIRRLREAMEEGDTTKADRMKKQLPYHTITATYIKERLAYSLDTYQDIITLDCDDMPAEKLPEFRRLVNDCPDTLGDFVSPRMHGLKIFVYLTGEEAEALRAELNALGTVDFPTLERYHHRMYALASDKYEKLLNTKVDTSGSDPGRGFFVSHDPDAFLSPERLENVKPLTVKVTLPTEEECKNKKRKTPRERSPLLPVQENASPIDLQVQLDFRKALEYTRRKERLETGNRDNFFYCLGTQCYRRHITEQEAVSLAHSHFGDNLPDFDLELPLHNAYQYTSKTDRAEEEEKEPKICQIIKFMDEHYEIRRNVVKEQIEFRKKTPASPEAGLPPFNALRVKDFNTFYVNAHTKNINCTQTDLKAVVDSDYAEPFNPFVHYFTSRKAWDGKTDFIGQITKTVKAADQAFFEDSFRRWLVGMVACAIDDDAQNHILILLHGAQGKGKSTFIRHLLPPELKDYYRNGMINPDNKDHLLQMSSCLLINLDEFDTLSPERMQSLKSLITQDVVNERKAYDIQNYTYIRRASFIASTNNPHCLPDIGQNRRIAFNTLLDIDYHTPVNHEGIYAQAYALYRQGFQYWYENEEITFLNNRNEAFRQKDPLEENLFFYFRAARPNDIHAQWFPAAYLMSVLSLNGRTQSNAQMKQMLVTVLENNHFHSRKTDNKVTEYCVVEYTPQERTENSIRPQLPVQKGLEL, from the coding sequence ATGAAAAATATCGTAATAACCACATACAGAGGACTATCACTCGTATCGGGAAGTATAAGTATCCAGCAATTGTTCGAATTTATCCGGGGGAATGTTTATCGCGACAGAATCCGGAGACTTCGGGAAGCTATGGAAGAGGGAGACACCACGAAGGCAGACCGCATGAAGAAGCAACTGCCCTACCACACCATCACGGCTACCTACATAAAGGAAAGACTGGCTTACAGTCTCGACACATATCAGGACATCATCACGCTTGACTGTGACGACATGCCGGCAGAAAAGCTCCCGGAATTCCGCCGACTGGTGAATGACTGTCCCGACACGTTAGGGGATTTCGTCAGCCCCCGCATGCACGGGCTGAAAATCTTCGTCTATCTCACCGGTGAAGAGGCGGAAGCCTTACGCGCCGAACTGAACGCGCTGGGAACTGTCGACTTCCCCACACTCGAACGATACCATCACCGCATGTACGCCCTGGCAAGCGACAAATACGAAAAGCTGCTCAATACGAAAGTGGATACAAGCGGAAGCGACCCGGGACGCGGATTCTTCGTGTCGCATGACCCGGACGCCTTCCTCTCTCCCGAACGGCTGGAAAACGTAAAGCCGCTCACCGTGAAGGTGACACTCCCCACCGAGGAAGAGTGCAAGAACAAGAAACGCAAGACTCCCCGTGAACGCTCCCCGCTCCTTCCCGTGCAGGAGAACGCGTCGCCCATCGACCTGCAAGTGCAGCTCGACTTCCGCAAGGCACTGGAATACACCCGGCGCAAAGAACGTCTTGAGACGGGCAACCGCGACAATTTCTTCTATTGCCTTGGCACTCAGTGTTACCGTCGCCATATCACGGAACAGGAAGCCGTCAGCCTGGCACACAGTCATTTCGGCGACAACCTTCCCGACTTCGACCTCGAACTCCCCCTGCACAATGCCTACCAATACACCTCAAAGACCGACCGGGCGGAAGAAGAAGAGAAGGAACCGAAAATCTGCCAGATAATCAAATTTATGGACGAACACTACGAAATCAGGAGAAACGTAGTGAAAGAGCAAATCGAGTTCCGGAAGAAAACGCCCGCCAGCCCCGAAGCAGGATTGCCGCCTTTCAACGCACTTCGTGTAAAGGATTTCAACACATTCTATGTCAACGCACATACAAAGAATATCAACTGCACGCAAACTGATTTGAAAGCAGTGGTAGACTCGGACTACGCAGAACCGTTCAACCCGTTTGTCCATTATTTCACCTCACGCAAGGCATGGGACGGGAAAACGGACTTCATCGGCCAAATAACGAAAACGGTGAAGGCGGCAGACCAGGCTTTTTTCGAAGACAGTTTCCGCCGGTGGCTCGTGGGAATGGTGGCGTGCGCCATCGACGACGATGCGCAAAACCACATATTGATACTACTCCACGGTGCACAGGGAAAGGGAAAGAGTACCTTTATCCGCCACCTTCTCCCGCCGGAACTTAAGGATTATTATCGCAACGGTATGATCAATCCCGACAACAAAGACCATCTGCTGCAAATGTCGTCTTGCTTGCTCATCAATCTGGATGAATTTGACACGCTCTCCCCCGAGCGTATGCAGAGCTTGAAAAGTCTTATCACACAAGATGTCGTAAACGAGCGCAAGGCCTATGACATCCAGAACTATACGTACATCCGCCGCGCGTCGTTCATTGCCAGTACCAACAACCCTCACTGCCTGCCGGACATCGGTCAGAACAGGCGTATCGCGTTCAACACTCTTCTGGACATAGACTATCACACGCCTGTCAATCATGAGGGGATATACGCACAGGCATACGCGCTCTACCGGCAAGGATTCCAATACTGGTATGAGAACGAGGAGATTACGTTTCTCAACAACCGCAATGAGGCGTTCCGCCAAAAAGACCCGTTAGAGGAAAATCTTTTCTTCTATTTCCGGGCTGCCAGGCCGAACGATATACATGCGCAATGGTTTCCTGCCGCCTACCTGATGTCGGTATTGAGCCTGAACGGGCGCACACAGTCCAACGCGCAGATGAAACAAATGCTGGTCACAGTACTGGAAAATAACCATTTCCACTCACGGAAGACCGACAACAAGGTGACAGAATATTGTGTGGTGGAGTATACGCCCCAAGAACGTACAGAAAACTCGATACGCCCGCAACTGCCGGTTCAGAAGGGGTTGGAGTTGTAA
- a CDS encoding DUF4248 domain-containing protein, translated as MKAEKEEAAEEPFVIRPYLKSELAHLYNPYVPLVYAMRKMREWIRNNKELYDAMYSGGEGKNDHAYSARQVRLIVKYLDEP; from the coding sequence ATGAAAGCAGAAAAGGAAGAGGCGGCGGAAGAGCCGTTTGTCATACGACCGTATTTGAAGTCGGAGCTGGCACATCTATACAATCCTTATGTACCGTTGGTGTATGCCATGCGGAAAATGAGGGAGTGGATCAGAAATAACAAGGAATTGTATGACGCAATGTATAGCGGCGGCGAAGGTAAGAATGACCACGCTTACAGCGCAAGGCAGGTGAGGCTCATCGTGAAGTATCTGGATGAGCCGTGA
- a CDS encoding HU family DNA-binding protein has translation MAIPFKRMGRKDPRKVDGVVKFHPQLVTQGQSVDLDKLAYTMKDKSSLSLGDIQSVLTNLVEAMRAALFDGKSVNIRDFGVFSLSATTLGVDTKDKCTMKNIKAVNINFRPSSSVRPNLTSTRAGEKIEFLDLDAPKTKNEGGGTPDGGGETPDPDDGGGETPDPAA, from the coding sequence ATGGCAATACCATTTAAAAGAATGGGTCGTAAAGACCCGAGAAAGGTTGACGGGGTGGTGAAGTTTCACCCGCAACTTGTGACGCAGGGACAGAGTGTAGACCTGGATAAACTCGCTTACACCATGAAGGACAAAAGTTCCTTGTCGCTGGGCGATATCCAGAGTGTGCTGACCAATCTCGTAGAAGCGATGCGTGCGGCACTGTTCGACGGCAAATCCGTCAATATCCGTGACTTCGGTGTATTCAGCCTTTCCGCCACCACGCTGGGAGTGGACACGAAGGACAAGTGCACGATGAAAAACATCAAGGCTGTGAATATCAACTTCCGTCCTTCGAGCAGTGTCCGTCCCAACCTGACATCTACCCGTGCCGGAGAAAAAATCGAGTTTCTGGATCTCGATGCGCCCAAAACGAAAAACGAGGGCGGCGGAACTCCGGACGGTGGCGGCGAAACACCTGACCCCGATGACGGCGGTGGAGAAACTCCGGATCCGGCAGCATAA
- a CDS encoding N-acetylmuramoyl-L-alanine amidase, whose product MRKIDLIVIHCSATREDRSLTPDDLETMHRRRGFNGTGYHYYIRKDGTVHLTRPIDRIGAHARGFNAQSIGICYEGGLNCRGCPADTRTPAQWSSLWQLVNLLLEKFPGCRVCGHRDLSPDRNGNGEIEPEEWIKACPCFEVKDEFSGTRVTKKKSN is encoded by the coding sequence ATGAGAAAGATTGACTTAATCGTGATCCATTGTTCCGCCACACGCGAAGACCGTTCGCTCACCCCGGATGACTTGGAAACGATGCACCGCCGCCGCGGATTCAACGGCACGGGCTATCACTACTACATCCGCAAGGATGGCACAGTTCACCTCACCCGTCCGATTGACCGTATCGGGGCACACGCCCGAGGTTTCAACGCTCAGTCGATAGGCATCTGCTACGAAGGTGGTCTGAACTGCCGGGGATGCCCGGCGGACACGCGGACACCGGCTCAATGGTCTTCGCTGTGGCAACTGGTGAATCTGCTGCTTGAGAAATTCCCCGGCTGCCGCGTGTGCGGCCATCGCGACCTCTCGCCCGACCGCAACGGAAACGGGGAAATAGAACCGGAAGAATGGATCAAGGCGTGCCCGTGCTTTGAGGTGAAAGACGAGTTTTCAGGAACAAGAGTGACTAAGAAAAAGAGTAACTAA
- a CDS encoding smalltalk protein — MAVKKSLWDMILKVVIAVASAVLGVVGGNAMNL, encoded by the coding sequence ATGGCAGTCAAGAAATCCCTTTGGGACATGATCCTGAAAGTAGTTATCGCAGTGGCTTCGGCAGTGTTGGGCGTTGTGGGTGGTAATGCGATGAATCTGTAA
- a CDS encoding DUF5958 family protein: MTLEQELLINQYGQNLVPIETLVEDYNKILEPDDRKMYLNHLVSLIIQSKSEDSDISRAIENSHLRETFTPCVLLKKGGTKYHNLRKIIELPDYELEKALVLFLNLFKIGYNRRFQKEKNNPDKWWYWDLSDENKLDSIKRRTLSENKRGSM; encoded by the coding sequence ATGACTTTGGAACAAGAACTATTAATCAACCAATATGGTCAGAACCTTGTGCCGATTGAAACATTGGTAGAAGATTATAATAAGATATTAGAACCAGATGACAGGAAAATGTATTTAAATCATTTGGTATCTCTTATTATTCAATCTAAATCTGAAGATTCGGATATTTCACGAGCAATAGAAAATAGTCATCTAAGGGAGACTTTTACCCCTTGTGTACTTTTGAAAAAAGGCGGTACAAAATATCATAATTTAAGAAAAATCATAGAACTTCCTGATTATGAATTAGAAAAGGCACTGGTCTTATTTCTGAATTTATTTAAAATAGGATATAACAGGCGTTTTCAGAAAGAAAAAAACAATCCTGACAAGTGGTGGTATTGGGATTTGTCTGATGAAAATAAACTTGATTCAATTAAAAGAAGAACTCTATCAGAAAATAAAAGAGGTTCGATGTAA
- a CDS encoding leucine-rich repeat domain-containing protein: MKIKLLLISFLLAANSLGVTAQVSKTYYVSKPGTLISMMTEDEANAVTHLTLTGKLNAEDFRHLRDEFDNLKVLDISNAEIKMYSGKSGTYPNGKFYIYMPNFIPAYAFSSVVDGVTKGKQTLEKVILSEKTKNIEDAAFKGCENLKICQIRKKTAPNLLPEALADSVTAIFVPLGSSDAYRYKDRWQNFAFIEGEPVEATLQVGLMGKLEEEILKAGLQPRDINFLTVEGKLDNADFKLIRDYMPNLVSVDISKTNATAIPDFTFAQKKYLLNMKLPHNLKSIGQRVFSNCGRLCGTLELPASVTAIEFGAFMGCDNLRYVLATGDKITTLGDSLFGDGVPSKLVYKK; the protein is encoded by the coding sequence ATGAAAATTAAACTACTATTGATAAGCTTCTTATTGGCTGCCAACTCATTAGGAGTCACAGCCCAGGTAAGTAAAACGTATTATGTAAGCAAACCGGGAACACTGATTTCCATGATGACGGAAGACGAAGCCAACGCCGTCACCCACCTCACCCTTACGGGAAAACTGAATGCCGAAGATTTCAGACACCTGCGTGATGAGTTCGATAACCTGAAAGTGCTGGATATTTCGAATGCCGAAATAAAAATGTACAGCGGGAAATCGGGAACCTATCCCAACGGCAAGTTCTACATTTATATGCCGAACTTTATCCCTGCCTATGCTTTCTCCAGTGTAGTGGACGGAGTGACCAAAGGCAAACAAACTTTAGAAAAAGTAATCCTCTCCGAAAAGACCAAGAATATCGAAGACGCCGCTTTCAAAGGCTGCGAGAATCTGAAAATCTGCCAGATTCGCAAAAAGACAGCTCCCAACCTGTTGCCGGAAGCATTGGCAGACAGCGTTACCGCTATCTTCGTCCCTCTGGGCAGCAGCGACGCTTACCGCTACAAGGACAGATGGCAGAACTTTGCTTTCATCGAAGGCGAACCGGTAGAAGCTACTTTGCAGGTAGGACTTATGGGCAAACTGGAAGAAGAGATTCTGAAAGCAGGACTGCAACCCCGCGACATCAACTTCCTGACTGTTGAAGGTAAACTGGACAATGCCGATTTCAAACTTATCCGCGATTATATGCCTAATTTGGTATCAGTCGATATTTCCAAGACAAATGCAACAGCTATCCCCGATTTTACTTTCGCGCAGAAGAAGTATCTATTGAATATGAAATTACCGCATAATCTGAAATCTATCGGGCAGCGTGTGTTCAGCAATTGCGGTCGCCTTTGCGGTACATTGGAGCTGCCGGCCAGTGTGACGGCTATCGAGTTCGGTGCGTTTATGGGATGCGATAATCTGCGTTACGTGTTGGCTACGGGAGATAAGATTACAACGCTGGGCGATAGTTTGTTTGGAGACGGTGTGCCGAGCAAGTTGGTTTATAAGAAATAA
- a CDS encoding CPBP family intramembrane glutamic endopeptidase, producing MTADNIVEKKEPKRLPVWACIPLFIVVFFVFMGLYGTLARGFLSLVLGVEARHPGMVGYILLEGSMLLAVLTAAVIMLRLERRPFSDLGLSVKGHAKGLWYGFLMAVLLYLVGFGLSLVMGEVEVTGFQFKPLDLLGALLFFLLVALFEEILMRGYILGHLLHTRLNKFLSLFISAALFAFLHIFNPEIDFLPMINLVLAGMLLGASYLYTRNLCFPISLHLFWNWIQGPILGYQVSGNNFMSTMLKLHMPEENVLNGGAFGFEGSLICTVLMIVFTILIVWWGEKREAISLAVPQSC from the coding sequence ATGACGGCAGACAACATTGTAGAGAAAAAAGAGCCTAAAAGACTCCCCGTATGGGCGTGCATCCCACTGTTCATTGTGGTGTTTTTTGTATTTATGGGATTGTATGGTACATTAGCTCGCGGGTTCTTGTCATTGGTTCTTGGTGTGGAAGCACGTCATCCGGGGATGGTGGGGTATATTCTGCTCGAAGGCAGTATGCTGCTGGCTGTTCTTACTGCTGCTGTCATTATGCTCCGGTTGGAGCGGCGTCCGTTCTCCGATTTGGGATTGTCCGTCAAGGGGCATGCCAAAGGGTTGTGGTATGGTTTTCTGATGGCTGTTTTGCTGTATCTGGTAGGCTTCGGGTTGTCCCTGGTTATGGGAGAAGTGGAAGTGACCGGTTTTCAGTTCAAGCCGTTGGATTTACTGGGGGCGTTGCTGTTTTTTCTGTTAGTCGCGCTGTTTGAAGAGATTCTGATGCGCGGGTATATTCTCGGACATCTGCTGCATACCCGTTTAAATAAATTCCTGTCACTGTTCATTTCGGCGGCGTTATTCGCATTCCTGCATATCTTTAATCCGGAGATAGACTTCCTGCCGATGATAAATCTTGTGCTGGCAGGCATGTTGCTGGGAGCTTCCTATTTATATACCCGGAATCTTTGTTTCCCCATCTCGTTGCATCTTTTCTGGAACTGGATACAAGGCCCGATTCTGGGCTACCAGGTGAGCGGAAACAATTTCATGTCTACGATGCTGAAATTGCATATGCCCGAAGAAAATGTGCTGAATGGCGGAGCCTTCGGTTTTGAAGGCTCGCTCATTTGCACAGTACTTATGATAGTATTTACGATTCTGATAGTCTGGTGGGGAGAGAAGAGAGAGGCAATCAGTCTTGCGGTACCCCAATCATGCTGA